One Dehalobacter sp. DNA window includes the following coding sequences:
- a CDS encoding helix-turn-helix domain-containing protein — translation MIALRKAMEERQISVTKLGFMLEVNPSLISQVISGKRYAYPKLRKKTAGCLGVPEGELFNEDGFVRQVMEG, via the coding sequence GGCCATGGAGGAAAGGCAAATTTCTGTAACAAAATTGGGCTTCATGTTAGAAGTTAATCCTAGTTTAATCTCCCAGGTTATTAGCGGCAAACGGTATGCATACCCAAAACTGCGGAAAAAAACTGCTGGTTGTCTAGGAGTGCCCGAGGGTGAACTTTTTAATGAAGATGGATTTGTAAGACAGGTAATGGAGGGATAA
- a CDS encoding helix-turn-helix domain-containing protein: MVVDWDKLPVNLVPEIIWKEGIIPLGKQAIYELCHRPGFPVVKIGKKFIIPRDSLRRWLEKNAGI; encoded by the coding sequence ATGGTTGTTGATTGGGATAAGCTGCCGGTTAATCTGGTCCCGGAAATAATCTGGAAAGAAGGGATAATCCCTCTCGGAAAACAGGCTATTTATGAGCTTTGTCACCGGCCTGGGTTCCCAGTAGTGAAAATTGGTAAAAAGTTTATTATCCCACGTGATAGTCTTCGCCGCTGGTTGGAAAAGAATGCAGGGATATAA